A region of Mesotoga sp. Brook.08.105.5.1 DNA encodes the following proteins:
- a CDS encoding BMP family ABC transporter substrate-binding protein — MRKIFLFFSVLLIAAALMAAPLKVAFVYVAPVGDGGWSTMHNEGRLHLERVFGDQIVTDFIESVPEGGEAEIVFRGYAQRGYDLIFGTSFGYMDPMVKVSQSFPNSTFMHCSGYMTTDNLGTYFGRMYEPRFLSGLIAGAMTKSNIIGYVAAYPIPEVIRGINAFAMGVQYVNPDAKVHVVWSNTWFDPAREKEAAESLLDIGADVITQHQDSPAPQQAAEDRGALSIGYNSDMTAFAPNAFLAAPVWNWGPFYEYVVRRVMDGTWTNEQYWGGIKDGVVDIFVGDLVPQGVAKLVMSMREAIIEGIMHPFDGPVYDQSGTLRYGKGERPSDSDLLSMDWFINNVVGKIQ; from the coding sequence ATGAGGAAGATCTTCTTGTTTTTCTCAGTGCTGCTGATTGCAGCGGCGCTGATGGCGGCACCACTGAAAGTTGCTTTTGTCTACGTAGCACCGGTCGGCGATGGTGGCTGGAGCACCATGCACAATGAAGGTAGGCTTCATCTCGAGAGAGTTTTCGGGGATCAGATAGTAACTGATTTTATTGAAAGCGTTCCCGAAGGTGGAGAAGCCGAAATTGTGTTCAGAGGATATGCTCAAAGAGGTTATGATTTGATCTTCGGAACCAGTTTTGGCTACATGGACCCTATGGTAAAAGTATCTCAGTCTTTCCCCAACTCAACCTTCATGCACTGTTCGGGTTATATGACCACTGACAATCTCGGTACATATTTCGGAAGGATGTACGAACCGAGGTTCCTTAGCGGTCTAATCGCAGGAGCAATGACCAAGAGCAACATCATTGGCTATGTTGCTGCCTACCCGATTCCGGAGGTTATTCGAGGAATCAACGCTTTTGCAATGGGCGTTCAGTACGTGAATCCGGATGCAAAGGTTCATGTGGTCTGGTCGAATACTTGGTTTGACCCAGCAAGAGAGAAGGAAGCTGCGGAGTCCCTACTCGATATCGGTGCAGATGTCATAACACAGCATCAAGACTCTCCTGCCCCACAGCAGGCTGCAGAAGACCGAGGCGCGCTTTCAATAGGATACAACAGCGACATGACCGCCTTCGCTCCAAACGCATTCCTCGCAGCCCCTGTATGGAACTGGGGTCCTTTCTACGAGTACGTAGTGAGAAGAGTTATGGACGGTACCTGGACCAATGAGCAGTATTGGGGCGGTATTAAGGACGGAGTAGTCGATATCTTCGTTGGCGACCTAGTACCCCAAGGAGTGGCAAAGCTTGTGATGTCGATGAGAGAGGCGATAATCGAGGGTATTATGCACCCGTTTGACGGACCGGTGTATGACCAGTCTGGAACACTGAGATACGGCAAAGGCGAGAGGCCATCGGATAGTGATCTTCTCAGTATGGACTGGTTCATCAATAACGTTGTAGGTAAAATACAGTGA
- a CDS encoding replication-associated recombination protein A → MSISEMNWSPLSERLRPREFDDVVGQEHLTGKKGIIRGAVESGKLFSMILYGPPGTGKTTIGEIIRSKLGNRYHFEFFSASLQGTADLKKHFEHAERLKKVGQQLVLFVDEIHRLNKSQQDVFLPVTEKGLIILIGATTENPSFEVNPALLSRCRLVILKGLNESDIDNLLKKALEKDRVLKSSGVTVCDEVIEVISQSSGGDARIALNLLDTLVESAAALDRTSLDLQVMNELSVLPSGRYTKKGEEHYDLISAFIKSMRGSDPDAALYYMLRMLEGGEDPKFIARRMVIFSSEDIGLSDPMALVIANATFQAVSNVGLPECVLNLSEAAIYLAVATKSNRTCSAMMKAREMVKATPNLDVPLKLRNAVTKMMKELGYGKGYNYPHTTGGFSREYYLPESIKEEVFYVPGTNGKERYVLERLRSLWKGMKLYPDEK, encoded by the coding sequence TTGAGTATTTCAGAAATGAACTGGTCTCCTCTTAGTGAGAGATTACGACCGCGAGAGTTCGACGATGTAGTAGGACAGGAACATCTTACAGGAAAGAAGGGAATAATTCGAGGTGCCGTCGAGAGCGGCAAACTCTTTTCAATGATACTTTACGGCCCACCTGGAACCGGAAAGACAACTATCGGAGAAATCATCAGATCAAAGCTGGGAAACCGATATCACTTCGAGTTCTTTAGCGCGAGTCTCCAAGGAACGGCTGATCTCAAGAAGCACTTTGAGCACGCCGAGAGACTGAAGAAAGTAGGTCAGCAACTTGTGCTCTTCGTGGATGAGATCCACAGATTGAATAAGAGCCAGCAGGACGTATTTCTTCCTGTTACGGAAAAGGGCTTGATAATACTGATCGGGGCGACAACGGAGAATCCCAGTTTCGAAGTCAATCCTGCGCTTCTCTCCCGCTGTCGTCTCGTAATTCTCAAGGGTCTCAACGAAAGCGATATTGACAATCTTCTGAAGAAGGCCCTTGAGAAGGACAGGGTTCTCAAGAGTTCGGGAGTGACCGTCTGCGATGAAGTAATCGAAGTGATTTCTCAGAGCAGCGGTGGAGATGCCCGGATTGCTTTGAACCTTCTCGATACTCTTGTGGAGAGCGCTGCGGCTCTTGACAGAACCTCTCTTGATCTTCAGGTTATGAACGAGCTTTCTGTACTTCCTTCGGGAAGGTATACCAAGAAGGGCGAGGAACATTACGATCTGATCTCCGCTTTCATTAAGAGCATGAGAGGAAGCGATCCAGACGCAGCTCTTTACTATATGCTGCGAATGCTAGAGGGAGGTGAAGACCCGAAGTTTATTGCCAGGAGAATGGTAATCTTTTCTTCGGAAGATATCGGCCTCTCCGATCCCATGGCGCTCGTTATTGCCAATGCCACCTTTCAGGCCGTCAGCAATGTAGGACTCCCTGAGTGCGTTCTGAATCTCTCCGAGGCCGCAATCTATCTCGCAGTCGCGACCAAGAGCAATAGAACCTGCAGCGCCATGATGAAGGCAAGGGAGATGGTCAAGGCTACACCTAATCTGGACGTACCTCTTAAGCTGCGCAATGCCGTGACGAAGATGATGAAAGAACTGGGATATGGTAAGGGATACAACTATCCACACACAACTGGAGGGTTTTCACGTGAGTATTATCTCCCAGAATCCATAAAGGAGGAAGTCTTCTATGTTCCCGGAACTAACGGAAAGGAACGATACGTTCTTGAGAGACTTAGGTCACTATGGAAGGGTATGAAGCTCTACCCGGACGAAAAATGA
- a CDS encoding NAD-dependent epimerase/dehydratase family protein has product MAENYLVTGGAGFIGSHVVDELIAAGKIPIVVDNLSSGKIENLDPRALFYEQDITDQEMMEKVFMLHRPVALFHLAAQISVSRSVREPEEDAMINIIGTLRLLKIAAKYGVKKVVFSSTGGAIYGDEVKKIPTDEEELPKPLSPYGIAKFSTENYLRFFSNELGMNYVALRYANVYGPRQDPYGEAGVVAIFSERMLRNQEVVIFGNGECVRDYVFVSDVAKANLLALEKSEDCIMNIGTGKGTSVNELFTQMKRITGYAREAIHKEPRPGDLKKSILDANKARNLLGWEPEVKLEKGLESTIEYFRNELVSS; this is encoded by the coding sequence ATGGCCGAAAACTATTTGGTGACAGGAGGAGCGGGATTCATAGGTTCACATGTTGTGGATGAGCTTATAGCCGCCGGTAAGATTCCAATCGTTGTTGACAATCTTTCGAGTGGGAAGATTGAGAACCTGGATCCAAGAGCACTGTTCTATGAGCAAGACATCACAGACCAAGAGATGATGGAAAAGGTCTTCATGCTTCACAGACCTGTCGCTCTCTTCCATCTGGCAGCCCAAATAAGCGTTTCTAGATCGGTAAGAGAACCCGAAGAAGACGCGATGATCAACATAATAGGAACCCTGCGACTTCTGAAGATCGCTGCAAAATACGGAGTCAAGAAAGTCGTCTTCTCATCGACGGGAGGAGCGATCTATGGTGATGAGGTCAAGAAGATACCTACAGATGAGGAAGAGCTTCCGAAACCGCTTTCTCCATATGGCATTGCGAAGTTCTCAACCGAGAACTATCTGAGGTTCTTCTCCAATGAGCTTGGCATGAATTATGTGGCTCTGAGATACGCGAATGTTTATGGGCCCAGGCAGGACCCATACGGAGAAGCTGGAGTCGTCGCGATTTTCTCCGAGAGAATGCTCCGAAATCAGGAGGTCGTCATTTTCGGTAACGGAGAATGTGTAAGGGACTACGTTTTCGTCTCTGATGTTGCAAAGGCGAATCTTCTGGCACTCGAAAAAAGTGAAGATTGCATAATGAACATAGGAACCGGAAAGGGAACCTCAGTCAACGAGCTATTCACACAAATGAAGAGAATCACTGGCTATGCAAGAGAAGCCATTCACAAAGAACCGCGTCCGGGCGACCTGAAGAAATCGATTCTAGATGCGAATAAGGCTAGAAACCTACTAGGATGGGAGCCTGAAGTGAAGCTTGAAAAGGGGCTTGAGAGTACAATTGAGTATTTCAGAAATGAACTGGTCTCCTCTTAG
- a CDS encoding cytochrome c biogenesis CcdA family protein, which yields MNELTSVATGTIGLSPLISPIVTTSVTYGSAFLGGLLSFFSPCILPLIPVFFGVLMGGANDAKARFIRGAFFTLGMSIFFFILGIGATGLGTFIRQNEVLMNVISGSLFILFGFLYLFEIGIRGVNLNVWKFGGSAVSGFVLGAVLGLVWVPCAGPILGSILVLAANQSAIAEGGMMLLVYSLGLSIPFLTLSGVVAKLTSKLSFSGESKWRMVIRISVFVVLLAAGLITMTGNLNLLQFVTGG from the coding sequence ATGAATGAATTGACTTCTGTAGCAACCGGAACAATCGGCCTTTCACCATTGATTAGTCCCATTGTAACAACCAGCGTGACATACGGCAGCGCCTTCTTAGGGGGATTGCTTTCTTTTTTCTCTCCATGTATTCTTCCGCTTATTCCAGTCTTCTTTGGAGTTCTTATGGGTGGAGCAAATGATGCAAAGGCGCGCTTCATAAGAGGAGCGTTTTTTACACTGGGTATGTCTATCTTCTTCTTCATTCTTGGTATCGGTGCAACAGGTCTTGGCACGTTCATAAGGCAGAATGAAGTCCTGATGAATGTTATTTCTGGAAGCCTCTTCATTCTCTTTGGCTTCCTCTATCTCTTCGAGATAGGAATTAGGGGAGTAAACCTTAACGTTTGGAAGTTCGGAGGATCTGCTGTTAGTGGCTTTGTGCTCGGAGCCGTTCTCGGTCTGGTGTGGGTACCTTGTGCGGGACCGATTCTTGGTTCGATTCTTGTCTTGGCTGCAAACCAGTCTGCGATAGCGGAGGGTGGCATGATGCTTCTGGTTTATTCATTAGGTCTGAGTATCCCATTCCTTACCCTCAGTGGAGTTGTAGCGAAGCTTACCTCCAAGCTCTCGTTTAGTGGCGAGAGTAAGTGGAGAATGGTTATTAGGATATCGGTCTTCGTAGTGCTATTGGCTGCCGGACTTATTACGATGACAGGCAATCTGAATTTATTACAGTTCGTAACGGGAGGTTGA
- a CDS encoding alpha/beta fold hydrolase produces MEGRLSVPDGKIWYEVKGKDQEKTPLIAIHGGPGVPHNYLKTIELLADERPVVFYDQLGCGESNRPEERTLWRIDRFVKEIECLVADLGFPKPFLLGQSCGTVLACEYSLKHPDRVKGLVLSGPAMSISRFEEDAR; encoded by the coding sequence ATGGAGGGAAGACTGAGCGTACCTGACGGAAAGATCTGGTATGAAGTCAAAGGCAAGGATCAGGAAAAGACTCCTCTGATTGCTATTCATGGCGGTCCCGGTGTTCCACACAATTATCTGAAGACAATCGAGTTACTGGCCGACGAACGACCGGTGGTTTTCTATGATCAACTGGGGTGTGGAGAATCCAATAGACCTGAGGAAAGGACTCTTTGGAGAATCGATAGGTTTGTGAAGGAAATCGAGTGTCTAGTTGCCGATCTCGGCTTTCCTAAACCTTTTCTTTTAGGCCAATCCTGCGGAACGGTCCTTGCCTGCGAGTACTCTTTGAAACATCCTGATCGCGTTAAGGGACTGGTTCTATCAGGACCCGCGATGAGCATTTCGAGGTTTGAGGAGGACGCAAGGTGA
- a CDS encoding ferritin encodes MITARMEKEINAQIKAEFESAFIYMGMAAWAHKNGYFGTENFMWKQAKEEEEHAMKFIDYLKDVDATVDIPGIEKPTINYKSILDVFEKGLEHEKYITSRINNLVTISDEEGDYATNDFLQWYVTEQVEEEKTFRDVVKRLRMVGDNINGIFSIDSKLAAR; translated from the coding sequence ATGATAACTGCAAGAATGGAAAAGGAGATCAACGCTCAAATAAAGGCTGAATTCGAGTCTGCTTTTATCTACATGGGAATGGCCGCGTGGGCACACAAGAACGGATACTTCGGTACGGAGAACTTCATGTGGAAGCAGGCCAAAGAGGAAGAAGAACACGCAATGAAGTTCATTGATTACCTTAAGGACGTAGATGCAACCGTTGATATTCCAGGCATTGAGAAACCGACCATTAACTACAAGTCGATTTTAGATGTGTTCGAAAAAGGACTCGAACATGAGAAATACATCACTTCAAGGATCAACAATCTCGTCACGATTTCCGATGAAGAAGGGGATTACGCAACGAATGATTTTCTTCAGTGGTATGTCACTGAACAGGTTGAAGAGGAAAAGACCTTCAGGGATGTCGTGAAGAGGCTGAGGATGGTCGGCGATAACATCAACGGAATCTTCTCAATTGACTCTAAGTTAGCAGCAAGATGA
- a CDS encoding macro domain-containing protein, whose amino-acid sequence MKSFILEDEKIIQLEISDITQQEVDVIVNAANGYMRHGGGVAGALVRAGGKEIQLESDAYVRQNGPLGISEVAVTGAGNLLAKNIIHVFGPQYGELDLENKLYNSFTNVLNKAAEMGAVTLATPAVSTGIFGVPVSICADQFLKAVVDHLSNKSSSLKLIKMCLMDKKAYDEFLNIALDYFSSEG is encoded by the coding sequence ATGAAAAGCTTCATTCTAGAGGATGAAAAGATCATTCAGCTCGAAATCTCCGACATAACCCAACAGGAAGTTGACGTTATTGTCAATGCAGCCAATGGCTACATGAGGCACGGAGGTGGAGTGGCAGGAGCTTTGGTGAGAGCAGGCGGAAAGGAGATTCAGCTTGAAAGTGACGCATATGTTAGGCAGAATGGACCTTTAGGGATCTCCGAAGTAGCCGTAACCGGAGCCGGCAACCTGCTAGCAAAGAATATTATACACGTCTTTGGTCCACAGTATGGAGAACTTGACTTGGAAAACAAACTCTACAATTCGTTCACTAATGTTCTTAACAAGGCTGCCGAAATGGGAGCTGTTACGCTCGCCACTCCGGCAGTCTCCACGGGCATATTCGGAGTTCCGGTATCTATTTGTGCAGATCAGTTTCTGAAAGCGGTTGTAGATCATCTATCAAACAAGTCATCATCGTTGAAACTGATAAAGATGTGCTTGATGGACAAGAAGGCCTACGACGAGTTCCTCAATATCGCTCTAGACTACTTCAGTTCAGAAGGATAA
- a CDS encoding alpha/beta hydrolase has translation MYGPSEFTVTGTLKGYDLSPRLSEIEIPVLLPCGEYDEATPETTSFYASKFRNATVRVFEDASHEHHLEKTVKYIQEVRSFLDRIEN, from the coding sequence ATGTACGGTCCGAGCGAGTTCACTGTGACTGGTACACTGAAGGGTTACGATCTGAGCCCTCGCCTTAGTGAAATAGAGATTCCTGTTTTGCTGCCCTGCGGAGAATACGACGAGGCGACACCAGAAACAACATCCTTTTACGCAAGCAAATTTCGAAACGCAACAGTGAGGGTATTCGAAGATGCTTCTCACGAGCATCATCTCGAAAAGACAGTAAAATACATTCAAGAAGTACGCAGCTTTCTTGATCGTATCGAGAACTGA
- a CDS encoding uracil-DNA glycosylase, producing MTDYVKRKELLLELNSSISDCSLCPLSSSRTNTVPGEGSIETPVVFVGEGPGADEDASGRPFVGKAGELLTKILDSVKLSRQDVFITNIVKCRPPKNRVPSAEEQRACSPYLLSQLAIIKPKLIVALGATALSYFVERDGLQITKVRGQLFDWIGGIKVFVMFHPSYLLRNASRAPGSPKSLTWEDIQKVRKMYDQLLAGEEIDI from the coding sequence TTGACCGATTACGTCAAAAGAAAGGAATTGCTTCTGGAGCTCAATTCAAGTATAAGTGATTGCTCTCTTTGCCCGCTTAGCTCTTCGAGGACAAACACAGTACCCGGTGAAGGCTCAATCGAGACACCCGTTGTATTTGTCGGTGAAGGGCCAGGTGCCGATGAAGATGCTTCTGGTAGACCATTCGTGGGCAAGGCAGGCGAGCTTCTCACTAAAATACTGGACTCAGTGAAGCTTTCAAGGCAGGACGTCTTCATCACAAATATCGTTAAGTGCAGACCCCCAAAGAATAGAGTTCCGTCTGCAGAAGAACAGAGAGCTTGCTCCCCATATCTTCTCTCACAACTGGCTATAATAAAACCTAAATTGATTGTTGCTCTGGGCGCCACTGCACTTTCGTATTTCGTTGAAAGAGATGGACTCCAGATAACGAAGGTGAGGGGGCAGCTCTTCGATTGGATTGGAGGTATAAAAGTATTCGTCATGTTCCATCCAAGTTATCTGCTTAGAAACGCATCAAGAGCCCCAGGTTCACCAAAGAGTCTTACTTGGGAGGATATCCAGAAAGTCAGAAAGATGTACGATCAACTACTGGCTGGAGAGGAAATTGACATATAG
- a CDS encoding thioredoxin fold domain-containing protein: MRKMLIVIALILPVMILSYVGMLDDFDKTLRLAEIQEKEAIVMFSDNTCGYCVRFIKETLADETVEELLRAGFIFSQIYKSNPGTASYIVGEEVREMTYGDLYAHFQIRGTPTFWFFTSDGGLLTQLPGYVPANDFVPILRYIGSKSYEGMTIDDYRSKPSDYFGTPKIVRVNEEDYNYVLENDPIASEYAGQDVDVFTVWLTKDEETAESLLEEGVYRVILLN, translated from the coding sequence ATGAGAAAGATGCTGATTGTGATTGCTCTGATTCTACCTGTGATGATCTTATCTTATGTCGGAATGCTAGATGATTTTGACAAGACACTGCGACTGGCAGAGATCCAGGAGAAGGAAGCTATAGTAATGTTTTCAGATAACACCTGTGGGTATTGCGTGAGATTTATTAAGGAGACGCTTGCTGATGAGACTGTTGAGGAACTGCTTCGAGCAGGCTTCATTTTCTCTCAGATCTACAAGAGTAATCCCGGAACGGCTTCTTACATAGTTGGAGAAGAAGTCAGGGAGATGACCTATGGTGATCTATACGCCCACTTCCAAATACGGGGAACGCCTACTTTCTGGTTCTTCACAAGTGATGGTGGGTTATTGACTCAGCTGCCCGGCTATGTGCCTGCAAACGATTTCGTACCGATACTTCGTTATATTGGCAGCAAATCGTACGAAGGGATGACCATCGATGATTATCGAAGTAAGCCGTCAGATTACTTTGGAACGCCCAAGATAGTTAGGGTTAACGAAGAAGACTACAACTACGTGCTTGAAAACGACCCTATCGCTTCAGAGTATGCCGGTCAGGATGTTGACGTTTTCACTGTATGGCTGACGAAGGATGAGGAAACCGCTGAAAGTCTTCTCGAAGAAGGAGTTTACAGAGTTATCCTTCTGAACTGA
- a CDS encoding 5'-nucleotidase C-terminal domain-containing protein, which produces MRRLLTSFFIISSLVLSFASDFHLTILHTSDIHGSVFPVDYVTGNSSDVGLAKISSFVSQIRHTNPHTLVIDTGDLIQGTPFSYFFAKIDNSGINPVIRAMNLIDLTSSTIGNCEFSYGPRNLEDAMVSAEFPFLSANIVFDDSAEHVFQPYSIITLEEEGENVRIAILGLTTNLIPRWEDPEHIAGLAFLNPVNVAEKLVPKLKDEVDVLIVAYHGGFERDLTTGEPTEELTDENVGFELVKTIEGIDVLLTGHQHRTIAEIIDGVVVSQPSSLGRFVGKVDLKLERIEDGWQIVEKSVEQVSMASYDPDDYVVGALKDFETRVQKWLERPVGFSIGDFFIEDPLEAKMKDNPLAQFINRVQMEATGATISCAAICTDEITGWKTGPITIRDLISIYPMSSTLKVIQVSGSDIKAALERSAEYFTCTDNKISISESWLTPKLTSRDYDMWEGIEYIIAVDRPVGERVLSIRYQGKPVDMDEKYEVVMSSYRAGGGGGYSMFERRPVVRDVMLEVSEVIIDHVLGRFVVSASVDNNWSVGTGFIHTIGWNETLRSISEMYRIDTSEIMKYNPDLIRVDRIPAGSELIIYRPAVQKE; this is translated from the coding sequence GTGCGAAGGCTCCTTACTTCGTTTTTCATTATCTCTTCTCTTGTACTTTCATTTGCTTCGGATTTTCATCTTACAATTCTCCATACAAGCGACATACATGGGAGCGTTTTTCCTGTCGACTATGTGACGGGAAATTCTTCGGACGTAGGTCTGGCAAAGATCTCTTCTTTCGTCAGTCAAATTAGACATACCAATCCACACACACTTGTTATAGATACAGGTGATCTGATCCAGGGAACGCCGTTTTCGTATTTCTTTGCGAAGATCGACAACTCAGGCATCAATCCTGTTATAAGGGCTATGAACTTGATCGATTTGACATCCTCTACGATAGGAAATTGCGAATTCAGCTACGGCCCACGTAATCTTGAGGACGCGATGGTCTCGGCAGAGTTTCCCTTTCTCTCAGCGAACATTGTCTTCGATGACTCTGCTGAACATGTGTTTCAGCCGTATTCGATAATAACTCTTGAAGAAGAAGGCGAGAACGTAAGAATTGCGATTCTCGGCCTAACCACGAACCTTATCCCAAGATGGGAGGATCCAGAACATATCGCCGGGCTTGCATTTCTTAACCCTGTGAACGTTGCAGAGAAACTTGTTCCTAAACTCAAAGATGAAGTCGATGTGCTTATAGTTGCTTATCACGGAGGCTTTGAAAGAGATCTCACTACGGGAGAACCAACCGAGGAGCTTACGGACGAGAATGTAGGTTTTGAACTTGTAAAGACAATCGAGGGTATTGATGTGCTTCTTACGGGGCATCAACATAGGACTATCGCCGAGATAATAGACGGAGTAGTTGTCTCTCAACCGTCCAGTCTCGGAAGGTTTGTCGGCAAGGTTGACTTGAAGCTGGAGAGAATAGAAGACGGCTGGCAGATCGTTGAAAAGTCGGTCGAGCAGGTGTCTATGGCTTCATATGATCCTGACGACTATGTCGTTGGAGCTTTGAAGGACTTCGAAACAAGAGTCCAGAAATGGCTTGAAAGACCGGTCGGGTTTTCTATTGGAGATTTCTTCATAGAAGATCCGCTTGAAGCTAAGATGAAGGATAATCCTCTTGCTCAGTTCATAAACAGAGTTCAGATGGAAGCGACCGGTGCAACGATCTCGTGTGCCGCCATTTGTACAGACGAAATTACAGGCTGGAAGACAGGGCCAATAACAATTCGGGATCTTATCTCGATCTACCCCATGTCAAGCACTTTGAAGGTTATTCAGGTATCCGGTTCAGACATCAAAGCCGCCCTGGAAAGGAGCGCAGAATACTTCACTTGTACTGACAACAAGATATCCATCTCAGAAAGTTGGTTGACTCCAAAGCTAACGAGTCGAGATTATGATATGTGGGAAGGAATAGAATACATAATTGCTGTGGATAGACCGGTTGGTGAGAGAGTACTTAGTATCAGGTATCAGGGAAAGCCTGTCGATATGGATGAAAAGTACGAAGTAGTTATGAGCAGCTATCGGGCCGGCGGTGGCGGTGGGTACAGCATGTTTGAGAGAAGGCCGGTGGTTAGGGATGTCATGCTCGAGGTTTCCGAAGTGATCATCGATCATGTGCTTGGAAGATTTGTAGTTAGCGCATCCGTAGATAACAACTGGTCGGTGGGGACGGGCTTTATCCATACTATAGGGTGGAACGAAACGCTGAGGTCGATATCCGAAATGTACCGTATCGATACCTCTGAGATTATGAAATACAACCCCGATCTGATTAGGGTTGACCGTATTCCTGCAGGTTCGGAACTGATCATATACAGGCCTGCTGTTCAGAAGGAATAA